In a genomic window of Caloenas nicobarica isolate bCalNic1 chromosome 1, bCalNic1.hap1, whole genome shotgun sequence:
- the LOC136003075 gene encoding histone H4, translating into MSGRGKGGKGLGKGGAKRHRKVLRDNIQGITKPAIRRLARRGGVKRISGLIYEETRGVLKVFLENVIRDAVTYTEHAKRKTVTAMDVVYALKRQGRTLYGFGG; encoded by the coding sequence ATGTCTGGCAGAGGCAAGGGCGGCAAGGGGCTCGGCAAAGGGGGCGCCAAGCGCCACCGCAAGGTGCTGCGGGACAACATCCAGGGCATCACCAAGCCGGCCATCCGCCGCTTGGCTCGGCGCGGCGGCGTCAAGCGCATCTCGGGGCTCATCTACGAGGAGACTCGCGGTGTGCTGAAGGTGTTCCTGGAGAACGTCATCCGCGACGCTGTCACCTACACCGAGCACGCCAAGAGGAAGACAGTCACGGCTATGGATGTGGTCTACGCTCTCAAGCGCCAGGGCCGCACTCTCTACGGTTTCGGCGGCTAA
- the LOC136003062 gene encoding histone H2A gives MSGRGKQGGKARAKAKSRSSRAGLQFPVGRVHRLLRKGNYAERVGAGAPVYLAAVLEYLTAEILELAGNAARDNKKTRIIPRHLQLAIRNDEELNKLLGKVTIAQGGVLPNIQAVLLPKKTDSHKAKSK, from the coding sequence ATGTCCGGCCGCGGGAAGCAGGGCGGGAAGGCGCGGGCCAAGGCCAAGTCGCGCTCGTCGCGGGCCGGGCTGCAGTTCCCCGTGGGCCGCGTGCACCGGCTGCTGCGCAAGGGCAACTACGCGGAGCGGGTGGGCGCCGGCGCCCCGGTCTACCTGGCGGCCGTGCTGGAGTACTTGACGGCCGAGATCCTGGAGCTGGCGGGCAACGCGGCCCGCGACAACAAGAAGACGCGCATCATCCCCCgccacctgcagctggccaTCCGCAACGACGAGGAGCTCAACAAGCTGCTGGGCAAGGTGACCATCGCGCAGGGTGGGGTGCTGCCCAACatccaggctgtgctgctgcccaagAAGACCGACAGCCACAAGGCTAAAAGCAAGTAA
- the LOC136003047 gene encoding histone H1.03-like yields the protein MSETAPVAAPDVAAAAPAPAKAAAAKKPKKAAGASKARKPTGPSVTELITQAVSASKERKGLSLAALKKALAAGGYDVEKSNSRIKLGLKSLVSKGTLVQTKGTGASGSFRLSKKPGEVKEKAPKKRAAATKPKKPAVKKPASAAKKPKKAVAVKKSPKKAKKPAAATAKKAAKSPKKAAKASKSKKVASAAKSPAKAKAVKPKAAKPKAAKAKKATPKNK from the coding sequence ATGTCGGAGACGGCTCCTGTCGCCGCGCCCGATGTGGCTGCGGCTGCTCCGGCACCGGCCAAGGCAGCGGCAGCTAAAAAGCCGAAGAAAGCGGCGGGCGCCTCCAAAGCCCGCAAGCCTACAGGTCCCAGCGTCACCGAGCTGATTACCCAGGCTGTTTCTGCTTCTAAGGAACGTAAGGGGCTCTCCCTCGCTGCGCTCAAGAAGGCGCTGGCCGCCGGCGGCTACGATGTTGAAAAAAGCAATAGCCGTATCAAGCTGGGACTCAAGAGTCTTGTCAGCAAGGGCACCCTGGTGCAGACCAAGGGCACCGGCGCCTCCGGCTCCTTTCGACTCAGCAAGAAACCTggagaagtaaaagaaaaagccccCAAAAAACGGGCAGCCGCTACCAAGCCTAAGAAGCCAGCTGTAAAGAAGCCCGCTAGCGCCGCTAAGAAGCCTAAGAAAGCGGTGGCAGTGAAGAAGAGCCCTAAGAAAGCCAAGAAGCCGGCAGCTGCGACGGCCAAGAAAGCGGCTAAGAGCCCCAAGAAAGCAGCTAAGGCTTCTAAGTCTAAAAAGGTGGCATCAGCAGCGAAGAGCCCGGCCAAGGCAAAAGCGGTGAAGCCTAAAGCAGCCAAGCCCaaagcagccaaggccaagaaGGCAACtcccaaaaataaataa
- the LOC136003053 gene encoding histone H3: protein MARTKQTARKSTGGKAPRKQLATKAARKSAPATGGVKKPHRYRPGTVALREIRRYQKSTELLIRKLPFQRLVREIAQDFKTDLRFQSSAVMALQEASEAYLVGLFEDTNLCAIHAKRVTIMPKDIQLARRIRGERA, encoded by the coding sequence ATGGCGCGCACGAAGCAGACGGCGCGTAAATCAACCGGCGGGAAGGCGCCCCGCAAGCAGCTGGCCACCAAGGCTGCCCGCAAGAGCGCGCCGGCCACCGGCGGCGTCAAGAAGCCGCACCGCTACCGGCCCGGCACGGTGGCGCTGCGCGAGATCCGGCGCTACCAGAAGTCGACGGAGCTGCTGATCCGCAAGCTGCCCTTCCAGCGCCTGGTGCGCGAGATCGCGCAGGACTTCAAGACCGACCTGCGCTTCCAGAGCTCGGCCGTCATGGCGCTGCAGGAGGCCAGCGAGGCCTACCTGGTGGGGCTGTTCGAGGACACCAACCTGTGTGCCATCCACGCCAAGCGCGTCACCATCATGCCCAAGGACATCCAGCTGGCCCGCCGCATCCGCGGTGAACGTGCATGA
- the LOC136003052 gene encoding histone H3 yields MARTKQTARKSTGGKAPRKQLATKAARKSAPATGGVKKPHRYRPGTVALREIRRYQKSTELLIRKLPFQRLVREIAQDFKTDLRFQSSAVMALQEASEAYLVGLFEDTNLCAIHAKRVTIMPKDIQLARRIRGERA; encoded by the coding sequence ATGGCTCGCACGAAGCAGACGGCGCGTAAATCAACCGGCGGGAAGGCGCCCCGCAAGCAGCTGGCCACCAAGGCTGCCCGCAAGAGCGCGCCGGCCACCGGCGGCGTCAAGAAGCCGCACCGCTACCGGCCCGGCACGGTGGCGCTGCGCGAGATCCGGCGCTACCAGAAGTCGACGGAGCTGCTGATCCGCAAGCTGCCCTTCCAGCGCCTGGTGCGCGAGATCGCGCAGGATTTCAAGACCGACCTGCGCTTCCAGAGCTCGGCCGTCATGGCGCTGCAGGAGGCCAGCGAGGCCTACCTGGTGGGGCTGTTCGAGGACACCAACCTGTGTGCCATCCACGCCAAGCGCGTCACCATCATGCCCAAGGACATCCAGCTGGCCCGCCGCATCCGCGGAGAGCGCGCTTAA
- the LOC136003078 gene encoding histone H4 has protein sequence MSGRGKGGKGLGKGGAKRHRKVLRDNIQGITKPAIRRLARRGGVKRISGLIYEETRGVLKVFLENVIRDAVTYTEHAKRKTVTAMDVVYALKRQGRTLYGFGG, from the coding sequence ATGTCTGGCAGAGGCAAGGGCGGCAAGGGGCTCGGCAAGGGGGGCGCCAAGCGCCACCGCAAGGTGCTGCGGGACAACATCCAGGGCATCACCAAGCCGGCCATCCGCCGCCTGGCTCGGCGCGGCGGCGTCAAGCGCATCTCGGGGCTCATCTACGAGGAGACTCGCGGTGTGCTGAAGGTGTTCCTGGAGAACGTCATCCGCGACGCTGTCACCTACACCGAGCACGCCAAGAGGAAGACAGTCACGGCTATGGATGTGGTCTATGCTCTCAAGCGCCAGGGCCGCACTCTCTACGGCTTCGGCGGCTAA